In Neorhizobium galegae, the following proteins share a genomic window:
- the infC gene encoding translation initiation factor IF-3 — protein MRRPFKTDAPVKDGPRSNREIRIPKVQLIDAEGLNLGIVPTEQALKMAEDAGLDLVEISPNTEPPVCKILDLGKLKYANQKKAAEARKKQKIVEIKEIKMRPNIDTHDYDVKMKAMNRFFEEGDKVKVTLKFRGREMAHQELGMKLLLQVKDDTTEIAKVEAEPKLEGRQMMMVLAPK, from the coding sequence ATCCGCAGACCATTCAAAACCGATGCCCCTGTTAAGGACGGGCCACGCTCCAACCGGGAAATTCGCATTCCCAAGGTCCAGCTTATCGATGCCGAAGGCTTGAACCTTGGTATCGTTCCGACCGAGCAGGCTCTCAAGATGGCTGAGGACGCCGGCCTCGATCTCGTCGAGATCTCGCCGAACACCGAGCCGCCAGTGTGCAAGATCCTCGACCTGGGCAAGCTGAAATATGCGAACCAGAAGAAAGCGGCAGAAGCCCGCAAGAAGCAGAAGATCGTCGAAATCAAAGAAATCAAGATGCGTCCAAACATCGACACGCATGACTATGACGTGAAGATGAAGGCGATGAACCGCTTCTTTGAAGAAGGCGACAAGGTCAAGGTGACGCTGAAGTTCCGCGGCCGCGAAATGGCCCACCAGGAACTCGGCATGAAGCTCCTGCTTCAGGTCAAGGACGACACCACGGAAATCGCCAAGGTGGAAGCCGAGCCGAAGCTTGAAGGCCGCCAGATGATGATGGTGCTGGCGCCGAAATAA
- the rpmI gene encoding 50S ribosomal protein L35, giving the protein MPKMKTKSAAKKRFKITATGKVVAAAAGKRHGMIKRSNKFIRDARGTMVLAEPDGKKVIKNYLPNGL; this is encoded by the coding sequence ATGCCCAAGATGAAGACGAAATCGGCTGCCAAGAAGCGGTTCAAGATCACCGCGACCGGCAAAGTCGTTGCAGCCGCCGCTGGCAAGCGCCACGGCATGATCAAGCGGTCCAACAAGTTCATCCGCGATGCACGCGGAACGATGGTCCTTGCCGAACCCGATGGCAAGAAGGTTATCAAGAACTACCTGCCGAACGGTCTCTGA
- a CDS encoding alpha/beta hydrolase → MTDAANLTRKTITVGSGTLAREIAIIHRAARRKKAGPAFVWLGGYRSDMTGTKAVELDALAGELGLAAIRFDYSGHGTSGGAFRDGTISRWLEEAIAVLDDIKPKRVILVGSSMGGWIALRLVQELKRRRKAAKVDGIVLIAPAPDFTAELIEPNLTEAERQSLAERGYLEERSEYSPEPNIYTRALIEDGRSNLVMTGIIETGCPVHILQGMKDPDVPYAHALKLVEFLPADDVVLTLIRDGDHRLSRPQDIEKLRAAVSALIFND, encoded by the coding sequence ATGACCGACGCTGCCAACCTTACCCGCAAAACGATCACCGTCGGCTCCGGAACGCTTGCGCGGGAGATCGCAATCATCCACCGGGCCGCGCGCAGGAAAAAGGCGGGGCCTGCCTTCGTCTGGCTCGGCGGCTACCGGTCGGACATGACGGGCACCAAAGCCGTCGAACTCGACGCGCTTGCCGGCGAACTCGGGCTCGCGGCAATCCGGTTCGACTATTCGGGCCACGGCACTTCCGGCGGCGCCTTCCGTGACGGGACGATCTCGCGCTGGTTGGAAGAGGCAATCGCCGTCCTTGACGACATCAAGCCGAAACGCGTCATCCTGGTCGGCTCGTCGATGGGTGGGTGGATCGCGCTGCGCCTCGTGCAGGAATTGAAGAGACGCAGGAAGGCCGCGAAGGTCGACGGCATCGTGCTGATCGCGCCGGCGCCGGATTTCACCGCGGAACTGATCGAGCCCAATCTCACCGAAGCCGAACGGCAGTCGCTTGCCGAGCGCGGTTATCTCGAGGAGCGATCCGAATACAGCCCGGAGCCCAACATCTACACGCGCGCCCTGATAGAGGACGGCCGCAGCAATCTGGTCATGACGGGCATTATAGAGACCGGCTGTCCGGTTCACATCCTGCAGGGCATGAAGGATCCGGACGTGCCTTACGCCCACGCATTGAAGCTCGTCGAATTCCTGCCGGCCGACGACGTCGTCCTGACGCTGATCCGCGACGGAGATCACCGGCTCTCCAGGCCCCAGGACATCGAAAAATTGCGCGCTGCGGTCTCGGCCCTAATATTTAATGATTAA
- the rplT gene encoding 50S ribosomal protein L20, giving the protein MARVKRGVTSRAKHTKTLKAAKGFYGRRKNTIRAAKAAVDRSRQFATRDRRVKKRNFRALWIQRINAAVRESGLTYGRFIDGLNKAGIEVDRKVLSDMAIHEPEAFGALVAAAKKALDYLKEAGTTNEFESAVR; this is encoded by the coding sequence ATGGCACGCGTAAAACGGGGCGTCACTTCCCGCGCCAAGCACACCAAGACTTTGAAGGCAGCCAAGGGCTTCTACGGCCGCCGCAAGAATACGATCCGTGCAGCCAAGGCTGCCGTCGATCGTTCGCGTCAGTTCGCCACGCGCGACCGTCGCGTCAAGAAGCGCAATTTCCGCGCCCTGTGGATTCAGCGTATCAACGCTGCCGTCCGCGAATCCGGCCTGACCTACGGCCGCTTCATCGACGGCCTCAACAAGGCCGGCATCGAAGTCGACCGCAAGGTTCTCTCCGACATGGCAATCCATGAGCCGGAAGCATTCGGTGCTCTGGTTGCTGCTGCCAAGAAGGCGCTTGATTACCTCAAGGAAGCCG